A single window of Sphingobium sp. SCG-1 DNA harbors:
- a CDS encoding thiamine pyrophosphate-dependent dehydrogenase E1 component subunit alpha: protein MQLSREELVGAYRRMAIIRQFEERLHEEIKTGEIAGFTHLYCGQEAAAVGVCDHLTTEDLIVSTHRGHGHCIAKGCDVKGMMKEIYGRRDGLCKGRGGSMHIADLSVGMLGANGIVGAGAPQAVGAAIAAKLDGKGRVAIAFSGDGACNQGTTFEAMNLAVVVKAPAIFVFENNHYSEHTGVDYAVGTNKDIASRAEAFGMKAWRANGCDYFDTYETMRDLLEYVRAGNGPAAIELDTERFYGHFEGDPQRYRAKGELDRLREERDCLKAFRARVGEAKLLDLQLLDDVDAEVAQLIEEATSEARAAPPPDPAHVAEDVYVDY from the coding sequence ATGCAGCTTTCCAGAGAGGAACTTGTCGGCGCGTATCGGCGAATGGCGATCATCCGCCAGTTCGAAGAGCGTCTGCACGAGGAGATCAAGACCGGCGAAATTGCGGGCTTCACCCATCTTTATTGCGGGCAGGAGGCTGCCGCTGTCGGCGTGTGCGACCATCTGACCACCGAAGATCTGATCGTATCCACCCATCGCGGCCATGGACATTGCATCGCCAAGGGCTGCGACGTGAAGGGGATGATGAAGGAGATTTACGGACGTCGAGACGGCCTGTGCAAGGGGCGGGGCGGCTCCATGCATATCGCGGATTTGTCTGTCGGCATGTTGGGCGCAAACGGCATCGTCGGCGCGGGGGCACCGCAAGCCGTTGGCGCGGCTATTGCAGCAAAGCTAGATGGAAAGGGCCGCGTGGCGATCGCGTTCTCCGGCGACGGCGCGTGCAATCAGGGCACAACCTTCGAAGCGATGAACCTTGCCGTCGTCGTTAAGGCGCCTGCGATCTTCGTGTTTGAGAACAACCATTATTCCGAACATACCGGCGTCGACTATGCCGTCGGCACCAACAAGGACATTGCCAGCCGCGCCGAGGCATTCGGCATGAAGGCATGGCGCGCCAATGGCTGCGATTACTTTGACACTTATGAGACGATGCGCGACCTCCTCGAATATGTCCGCGCAGGCAACGGCCCAGCCGCGATCGAACTGGATACCGAGCGGTTCTACGGCCACTTCGAGGGCGATCCGCAGCGCTATCGCGCCAAGGGAGAGCTGGACCGGCTGCGCGAGGAGCGCGACTGCCTGAAGGCTTTCCGTGCCCGCGTCGGCGAAGCGAAGCTGCTCGATCTTCAACTGCTCGACGATGTCGATGCGGAAGTCGCGCAGCTCATCGAAGAAGCCACGAGCGAGGCGCGTGCTGCCCCGCCGCCCGATCCGGCGCATGTCGCCGAAGATGTTTACGTCGATTATTAA
- a CDS encoding aromatic ring-hydroxylating oxygenase subunit alpha, with amino-acid sequence MDVKRKVDIIRVNPQDWPNGTPAQKEEDPDLGYDIIPAERYYSEAFMKLEWDHIWSKVWLLGGRSDDMKEPGDYICTEIGKESVLIVRQQDRSVRAFPNVCLHRGNKLRPEGLGNAENFQCMYHHWTYDLQGAITRIPDLDTFPQGCPPGAALPSYPCEEWGSFVWYSLNPDVGPLADFLSPMQAHLEPYHLERMAWARDITVEWDCNWKASVDAFSEVYHVQGIHPQLQWYLDDTNAQVDVYERHSRYLVPFAAISARVALPSAIPPAIYDIMVKAGMDPAEYEGRVSDIRRDVQLFKRKHGKDQGKDYSALNDDQLTDDYHYSIFPNVSMNVHADDVMMFRQRPHPTNPNKMFYDIWMFELVPEGDEWPERPKHKRFKHGDRSIGQVLDQDAFNLPTVQKGMHSDAFKGLWIGDQELRIRHFHKVIDDFVYGAGNKGPGDI; translated from the coding sequence ATGGACGTAAAACGCAAGGTCGACATCATCCGGGTCAATCCACAGGACTGGCCCAACGGGACTCCCGCTCAGAAGGAGGAGGACCCGGACCTCGGCTATGACATCATTCCGGCCGAACGCTATTATAGCGAAGCATTCATGAAGCTGGAGTGGGATCATATCTGGTCGAAGGTCTGGCTGCTGGGCGGCCGCTCCGACGACATGAAGGAGCCGGGCGACTATATCTGTACGGAAATTGGCAAGGAGTCCGTCCTGATCGTCCGCCAGCAGGATAGATCGGTCCGTGCCTTCCCCAATGTCTGTCTGCATCGCGGCAACAAGTTACGCCCCGAAGGGCTTGGCAATGCCGAGAACTTCCAGTGCATGTATCATCACTGGACCTACGACCTGCAGGGCGCGATCACGCGTATTCCCGACCTCGACACCTTTCCGCAAGGTTGTCCTCCCGGCGCGGCGCTGCCGAGCTATCCGTGCGAAGAATGGGGCAGTTTCGTCTGGTACTCGCTCAATCCCGATGTAGGACCGCTGGCCGACTTCCTCTCGCCGATGCAGGCGCATCTGGAACCCTATCATCTGGAGCGGATGGCATGGGCACGCGACATTACGGTGGAGTGGGACTGCAACTGGAAGGCCAGTGTCGACGCATTCAGCGAAGTCTATCATGTGCAGGGCATTCATCCGCAGCTGCAATGGTATCTGGACGACACCAATGCGCAGGTCGACGTGTATGAGCGGCACAGCCGTTACTTGGTTCCGTTCGCGGCGATCAGCGCCCGTGTTGCTCTGCCGTCCGCCATTCCGCCCGCCATCTATGACATCATGGTCAAGGCAGGCATGGACCCGGCGGAGTATGAAGGCCGCGTCAGCGACATTCGCCGCGATGTGCAACTGTTCAAGCGCAAGCATGGCAAGGATCAGGGCAAGGATTATTCGGCGCTGAATGACGATCAGCTAACCGACGATTATCATTACTCGATCTTCCCAAATGTCTCGATGAACGTCCATGCCGACGACGTCATGATGTTCCGCCAGCGCCCGCACCCGACCAATCCCAACAAGATGTTTTATGACATCTGGATGTTTGAACTGGTGCCGGAAGGCGATGAATGGCCCGAGCGCCCCAAGCACAAGCGGTTCAAGCATGGCGACCGCAGCATCGGTCAGGTGTTGGATCAGGACGCGTTCAACCTTCCGACGGTGCAGAAGGGCATGCATTCCGACGCCTTCAAGGGGCTTTGGATTGGCGATCAGGAATTGCGCATCCGGCACTTCCACAAGGTGATTGACGATTTCGTCTATGGTGCGGGCAACAAAGGCCCTGGCGACATTTGA
- a CDS encoding SDR family NAD(P)-dependent oxidoreductase, with product MDLGLQGKKAILVGAARGIGMAVAEILAREGCDLAITARSEDSVKDAIADLSKYGTRVIGKPVNVKKADDYKAWLEWAVEELGGCDILIPITSAGGGMGSEKYWSNAFEVDVMGPVRAVEAVIPTMTEQQSGSIILIATTSTGEAMGGPQAYNAMKASLLTWGKQLALFHGKNGIRVNVVSPGPIEFEGGNWDMIKGTMEKFYNSQLRQQPTGRLGTPEEVARCIVFLASPAASWCNGSHLVVDGGFTNRTHF from the coding sequence GTGGACCTCGGACTACAGGGCAAGAAAGCCATTCTCGTCGGCGCGGCGCGCGGCATCGGCATGGCGGTTGCGGAAATCCTGGCACGGGAAGGTTGCGATCTCGCCATCACTGCGCGGTCTGAGGACAGCGTCAAGGATGCCATCGCCGACCTGTCGAAATATGGCACGCGTGTGATCGGCAAGCCCGTTAACGTAAAGAAGGCCGATGACTACAAGGCTTGGCTGGAATGGGCTGTCGAGGAGTTAGGCGGTTGCGACATCCTGATCCCGATCACTTCGGCCGGCGGCGGCATGGGCAGTGAGAAATATTGGAGCAACGCGTTCGAAGTCGACGTCATGGGGCCGGTGCGCGCCGTAGAGGCTGTCATCCCGACGATGACCGAACAGCAGTCGGGTTCGATCATCCTGATCGCCACCACCTCCACCGGGGAAGCGATGGGCGGCCCACAGGCGTACAATGCCATGAAGGCTTCGCTCCTCACATGGGGAAAGCAGCTTGCGCTGTTCCACGGAAAAAACGGTATCCGCGTCAATGTCGTGTCCCCCGGCCCGATCGAGTTCGAAGGGGGCAACTGGGACATGATCAAGGGAACGATGGAGAAATTCTACAACTCCCAACTGCGCCAGCAGCCGACCGGCCGCCTCGGCACGCCGGAGGAAGTCGCGCGCTGCATCGTGTTCCTCGCCAGCCCGGCTGCGAGCTGGTGCAACGGGTCGCATCTGGTCGTCGATGGCGGCTTCACCAATCGCACCCATTTCTGA
- a CDS encoding SDR family NAD(P)-dependent oxidoreductase, whose protein sequence is MVQRTALIIGASSEGGLGEATTRRLVADGYAVILAGRNRTRLDALAADLGARAFTCDLLNEQSISDLARDAGPVDVLVNAAGTTQGRRILKITRQEIEPQLAMHVTANILLMKHFGAIMPRGGSIVLFSSVVGKVPGFGLVAYAAAKAALDHVVRVAALEFGPMGIRVNAVAPGFSRTPMTEVFLGESRYQELYSRETAMGKLTEPHEVAAAVSYLASPDCYSTGEIIQVSGGAQLLRLPRADELQA, encoded by the coding sequence ATGGTGCAAAGAACGGCCCTTATCATCGGCGCTTCCAGTGAAGGCGGCCTTGGCGAAGCGACGACGAGGCGCCTCGTTGCGGATGGCTACGCGGTTATTCTGGCCGGACGTAATCGGACGCGGCTTGATGCGCTCGCGGCTGATTTAGGCGCGCGCGCGTTCACCTGCGACTTACTCAATGAGCAGTCTATCTCCGATCTGGCGCGGGACGCGGGGCCTGTGGATGTGCTTGTGAATGCTGCGGGCACGACACAGGGCAGGCGCATCCTGAAGATCACTCGCCAGGAGATCGAGCCGCAACTGGCTATGCACGTCACTGCCAATATCCTGCTGATGAAGCACTTCGGCGCAATTATGCCGCGTGGTGGCAGCATCGTACTGTTCTCCTCCGTCGTGGGAAAGGTGCCGGGCTTCGGCCTAGTCGCTTATGCTGCGGCAAAGGCGGCGCTCGATCATGTGGTGCGCGTGGCGGCACTCGAATTCGGCCCGATGGGTATCAGGGTGAATGCGGTCGCTCCCGGCTTTTCGCGCACGCCGATGACGGAAGTGTTTCTCGGCGAGAGCCGCTATCAGGAACTCTACAGCCGTGAAACGGCCATGGGTAAGCTGACCGAACCGCATGAGGTGGCAGCGGCAGTGTCCTATCTCGCGTCGCCGGACTGCTACAGCACCGGCGAGATCATTCAGGTGAGCGGCGGGGCGCAATTGCTGCGCCTGCCGCGCGCCGACGAACTTCAAGCATAA
- a CDS encoding TetR/AcrR family transcriptional regulator — MALASGRTASAPRSTKAASVNGPTQQSLKSAQTRARLIDATIRCIVKFGYANTTTPQVAAEAGLSRGAMLHHFENGSALIKATIVELHEKRLRAFRRAAEITEHEPATMVNTYWRQLQKPGFIAFHELALAARTNADLARILQPLQLEFRQKFNSQAVLLFPEWQDDPVSFELAMTLSQTMIEGMAINLLTKAIDESMVEPMLRLLEQQIRLMKPASRGQSR; from the coding sequence ATGGCCCTTGCGTCGGGGCGTACAGCCTCAGCCCCCCGCAGCACAAAGGCCGCCTCGGTCAATGGGCCGACTCAGCAATCGCTAAAAAGCGCGCAGACCAGAGCCCGTCTAATCGATGCGACGATCAGATGCATCGTAAAATTCGGCTATGCCAATACGACCACCCCTCAGGTAGCGGCGGAAGCGGGGCTTTCGCGCGGCGCGATGCTTCATCATTTTGAAAATGGCTCCGCCCTTATCAAGGCGACCATTGTCGAATTGCATGAAAAGCGTCTTCGCGCCTTCCGCCGCGCGGCGGAAATCACTGAACATGAACCAGCGACCATGGTGAACACCTATTGGCGGCAATTGCAGAAGCCTGGGTTTATCGCCTTTCATGAACTGGCTCTAGCCGCGCGCACCAATGCGGATCTCGCGCGGATATTGCAGCCGCTACAACTTGAATTTCGCCAGAAGTTCAATTCGCAGGCTGTGCTGCTTTTCCCCGAGTGGCAGGACGACCCTGTCAGCTTTGAACTGGCCATGACGCTCTCGCAGACGATGATCGAAGGCATGGCGATCAACCTGCTGACCAAGGCGATCGATGAGAGCATGGTTGAACCGATGCTGCGGCTGCTGGAACAGCAGATCAGGCTGATGAAGCCCGCAAGCCGGGGTCAGTCCCGGTGA
- a CDS encoding ThuA domain-containing protein has translation MKAHLVAAGKFHDIDFARLELLKLLAEHPEIRTSVSSDYADTGSIMAADLLITYTCDLIPTPSQTDVLKSWLERGGRWLALHGTNAILRFADDGIVDTPEDAPEFTDLLGTRFAGHPPIAPYKVFVTRSDHEMTMGLRDFRVEDELYLTHRTADIDVLLHTSFTGRCDEFRESEWDVAEMPVLYERKVGKGGILYLTLGHCRGHYDLRPVADFWPHPQRCAWNYPIFYELLRRGIRWGATHRD, from the coding sequence ATGAAGGCGCATCTGGTTGCGGCTGGCAAGTTCCACGACATTGATTTCGCGCGGCTGGAACTGCTGAAATTGCTGGCTGAACATCCCGAAATTCGAACCTCCGTCTCCTCGGACTATGCCGATACCGGCAGCATCATGGCCGCCGATTTATTGATTACCTACACCTGCGACCTCATCCCCACGCCGTCGCAGACCGACGTCCTAAAGAGCTGGCTGGAGCGTGGTGGACGCTGGCTTGCGCTCCACGGCACCAATGCGATCCTGCGCTTCGCCGATGATGGAATTGTGGATACGCCCGAAGACGCTCCGGAATTTACCGACCTGCTTGGAACGCGCTTTGCCGGTCATCCGCCGATCGCGCCGTACAAGGTGTTCGTGACGCGCAGCGACCATGAAATGACCATGGGTCTGCGCGATTTCCGCGTCGAGGATGAACTTTACCTGACGCATCGCACTGCCGATATCGACGTGCTCCTGCACACCAGCTTCACCGGACGCTGCGACGAATTTCGTGAATCGGAATGGGACGTTGCGGAAATGCCGGTGCTGTATGAGCGCAAGGTAGGGAAGGGCGGCATCCTCTACCTTACGCTCGGCCACTGCCGGGGCCATTATGATCTGCGTCCCGTTGCCGACTTCTGGCCGCATCCGCAGCGCTGCGCATGGAACTACCCTATATTCTACGAGCTGCTGCGCCGCGGCATTCGTTGGGGCGCTACTCACCGGGACTGA
- a CDS encoding CaiB/BaiF CoA transferase family protein, which yields MSGAGLGPLSGVRVLDLTSVLMGPYATQIFADLGADVIKVESPDGDTTRYLPPGNDPARGGMFMNVNRGKRSIVLDLKQPAARDALLKLAETADVFIHSMRAQAIGRLGLDYAALQAVNPRILYANLYGFARSGPYRDYPAYDDIVQAASGIVDLQARLSKGEPTYLATVVADKVAGLTGAYAVMAALYARERTGLGQEIEVPMFETLVSFATVEHLCGSLFVPPLGPPEYPRATSEARRPYKTADGYIGVMIYNDKHWRSFFHAIGDPEWSKDPMFASMRTRTQNIGKVLAQVAEVMEQRTTDEWMVLLREAQIPAMAIASLTDLLHDPHLVETGFWQERDTDEGRLRFPGIPTSFSATPGAIGGPGPALGANSREILDEAGFDSSAIDALIGSGAVRLAEPA from the coding sequence ATGAGCGGCGCAGGACTAGGCCCGCTTTCAGGGGTGCGCGTGCTCGACCTGACAAGCGTTCTGATGGGGCCTTATGCCACGCAGATTTTTGCGGATCTGGGAGCGGACGTCATCAAGGTGGAAAGCCCAGATGGCGACACCACGCGCTACCTGCCCCCCGGCAACGACCCGGCGCGGGGTGGCATGTTCATGAACGTGAACCGGGGCAAGCGCAGCATCGTCCTCGACCTCAAGCAACCCGCCGCGAGGGACGCGCTGCTGAAGCTGGCCGAGACTGCCGATGTGTTCATCCATTCCATGCGGGCGCAGGCGATCGGGCGGCTTGGGCTGGATTATGCCGCGCTACAGGCCGTCAATCCGCGTATCCTTTACGCCAATCTTTACGGCTTTGCACGGTCAGGCCCCTATCGCGACTATCCCGCTTATGACGACATCGTGCAGGCGGCGTCCGGCATCGTCGATTTGCAGGCGCGCCTGTCGAAAGGGGAGCCGACTTATCTTGCCACCGTCGTTGCCGACAAGGTCGCCGGGCTTACCGGTGCCTATGCGGTAATGGCCGCACTCTACGCCCGCGAACGCACAGGCCTTGGTCAGGAAATCGAGGTGCCGATGTTCGAGACTCTGGTGTCCTTTGCAACCGTGGAGCACCTATGCGGATCGCTATTCGTGCCGCCGCTGGGGCCGCCAGAGTATCCGCGCGCCACGTCGGAGGCGCGCCGCCCCTACAAGACGGCGGACGGCTATATCGGCGTCATGATCTATAACGACAAACATTGGCGGTCCTTCTTCCACGCCATCGGCGATCCAGAATGGTCGAAAGATCCGATGTTCGCCTCCATGCGCACGCGCACGCAGAATATCGGTAAGGTTCTCGCCCAGGTCGCAGAGGTTATGGAGCAGCGCACCACCGACGAGTGGATGGTACTGTTACGGGAAGCGCAGATTCCCGCCATGGCCATCGCAAGCCTTACGGACTTGCTGCACGATCCGCATCTGGTCGAGACGGGTTTCTGGCAAGAGCGCGACACGGACGAGGGCAGATTGCGCTTCCCCGGCATCCCGACGAGCTTCTCGGCGACGCCCGGCGCAATTGGCGGGCCAGGTCCGGCGCTGGGCGCCAACAGCCGCGAGATTCTGGACGAGGCCGGGTTCGACAGCAGCGCGATCGATGCGCTGATTGGCAGCGGGGCGGTACGTCTGGCGGAACCCGCCTGA
- a CDS encoding Zn-ribbon domain-containing OB-fold protein, whose product MMEAITGGPEAHWRAALEEGKFLLQRAVSSGTVFFPPRVLEPGTGDTDLEWIEASGLGTIYSLTWVSQKTPAPPYNVVIVRLDEGAQLMSRVEGADPETLHIGQRVRARIARQDDGDPMVVFELVGH is encoded by the coding sequence ATGATGGAAGCGATCACGGGTGGACCGGAAGCGCATTGGCGCGCGGCTTTGGAGGAAGGTAAATTCCTGCTGCAACGTGCAGTGTCGTCCGGCACGGTATTCTTCCCGCCACGCGTGCTGGAACCGGGAACCGGTGACACCGATTTGGAATGGATCGAGGCATCGGGCCTTGGCACCATCTACTCGCTAACGTGGGTGTCGCAAAAGACGCCTGCGCCGCCCTATAATGTCGTGATCGTCCGCCTCGATGAAGGTGCGCAGTTGATGAGCCGGGTCGAAGGCGCGGACCCCGAAACCCTGCACATCGGCCAGCGCGTAAGGGCGCGGATCGCGAGGCAGGATGATGGCGATCCGATGGTCGTCTTTGAACTGGTGGGTCATTAG
- a CDS encoding thiolase, protein MGGTFPRGKSAIAGLATFGVGEAPGLTSMELTVRAALLAVADAGLHIGAIDALFICQPDDFFAGLSFAEYLGLSPRFTDNNRTGGSAFMSHIITATMMLEAGYIDTALIAYGSNQRTNGGKLATSIKSNAWDAPYRPLFPLSSYALAAARHMHEYGTTREQLAEVAVAARQWANTNPEAFAKGPLSIEDCLASRIISSPISVRDCCLVTDGAAAIVLTRTDHAFDLPHSPVPVLGAAAATWWNSIAQAPDITTTAAAESGPRAYNAAGIGPSEVQVVQLYDAFTINTILFLEDLGFCPKGEGGRFVSGGNIAPGGSLPVNTNGGGLSCCHPGMYGLFAIIEAARQIRGDAANQQGQVDIALAHGNGGTLSSQATVILGSAATL, encoded by the coding sequence ATGGGCGGAACCTTCCCGCGCGGTAAATCCGCGATCGCGGGCCTAGCTACTTTCGGTGTCGGCGAAGCACCGGGGCTCACGTCAATGGAATTGACGGTCCGCGCGGCATTGCTTGCGGTCGCCGACGCAGGCTTGCACATCGGCGCGATTGATGCCCTTTTTATCTGCCAACCCGACGATTTCTTTGCTGGCCTCAGCTTTGCTGAATATCTCGGCCTCAGCCCCCGCTTCACCGACAACAACCGCACCGGCGGATCGGCGTTCATGAGCCACATCATCACCGCGACGATGATGCTGGAGGCTGGCTATATCGACACGGCGCTAATCGCTTATGGGTCAAACCAGCGCACCAATGGCGGGAAGCTGGCAACATCAATCAAGAGCAATGCATGGGATGCACCCTATCGCCCGCTGTTTCCGCTATCGTCCTACGCTCTGGCCGCAGCCCGCCACATGCATGAATATGGCACGACGCGTGAGCAACTGGCGGAGGTCGCGGTTGCCGCGCGCCAATGGGCGAACACGAATCCCGAAGCGTTCGCAAAGGGGCCGCTAAGTATAGAGGATTGCCTCGCTTCGCGGATCATCAGTTCGCCGATTTCGGTGCGGGACTGTTGCCTTGTGACCGACGGTGCAGCGGCGATCGTGCTGACGCGCACGGATCACGCGTTCGATTTGCCGCATTCGCCGGTCCCCGTGCTGGGAGCTGCGGCTGCGACATGGTGGAACTCGATCGCGCAGGCTCCGGACATTACGACCACGGCGGCAGCGGAATCGGGACCACGCGCCTATAATGCGGCTGGCATAGGGCCATCTGAGGTGCAGGTCGTGCAGCTTTATGACGCCTTCACGATCAACACGATCCTGTTCCTGGAAGATCTCGGCTTTTGTCCGAAGGGTGAAGGCGGGCGCTTCGTCTCGGGCGGGAATATAGCGCCGGGCGGGTCGCTCCCCGTCAACACCAATGGCGGCGGCCTGTCCTGCTGCCATCCCGGCATGTATGGACTGTTCGCCATTATAGAGGCCGCGCGTCAGATCAGGGGCGACGCGGCGAACCAGCAGGGTCAGGTCGATATCGCGCTCGCCCACGGCAATGGCGGTACATTGTCAAGCCAGGCGACAGTCATTCTGGGGAGCGCCGCTACGCTATGA
- a CDS encoding SDR family oxidoreductase, with protein sequence MCSRGRWAHGITANCIAPGRIDTEQSRSFGDTDTYLKQLPVGRFGEAADIASGVEYLVSNGAGFVTGTVLDINGGFYMP encoded by the coding sequence GTGTGCTCGCGGGGCAGGTGGGCGCATGGCATTACCGCCAACTGCATCGCGCCCGGTCGCATTGATACCGAACAAAGCCGTAGCTTCGGCGACACCGACACTTATCTGAAGCAATTGCCGGTCGGCCGTTTCGGCGAGGCCGCGGACATCGCTTCGGGCGTGGAGTACCTGGTGTCGAACGGCGCCGGGTTCGTGACCGGTACCGTTCTGGACATTAACGGTGGTTTCTATATGCCATAA
- a CDS encoding SDR family NAD(P)-dependent oxidoreductase has translation MGRRGSDGGAAQGIGLDVAKRLGELGHKVMLFDRDAALLAQAKHDLDVMGLDVSAFEGDVASDSSAQDAVAGIERELGRLDILINNAGISPSHGGYSQLVEDVPLEEWDRVLAVNLSGTFYMCRHALPMMKAGKWGRIVNFRHRVDECARCFPARIIPRRRQA, from the coding sequence ATCGGAAGGAGAGGAAGTGATGGCGGAGCGGCGCAGGGTATTGGCCTTGATGTGGCAAAGCGGCTCGGCGAACTTGGCCATAAGGTCATGCTGTTCGATCGGGATGCTGCTTTGCTGGCGCAGGCCAAGCATGACTTAGACGTAATGGGTCTGGACGTATCTGCATTCGAGGGCGACGTCGCCTCTGACTCATCTGCTCAAGACGCTGTCGCCGGGATTGAGCGGGAACTCGGGCGCTTGGACATCCTCATCAACAATGCCGGGATCAGCCCCAGCCATGGCGGCTATTCGCAATTGGTCGAGGATGTGCCGCTGGAAGAGTGGGATCGAGTACTCGCAGTCAACCTCTCCGGCACCTTCTACATGTGCCGCCATGCTCTGCCTATGATGAAGGCGGGCAAATGGGGGCGGATCGTCAATTTTCGTCACAGGGTGGACGAATGCGCTCGCTGCTTTCCGGCGCGCATTATACCGCGACGAAGGCAGGCCTGA
- a CDS encoding SDR family oxidoreductase: MTTPKIFRPDLNDPTRPKRGLTEEDLATKETVYRPDLLAGQTLLITGGGSGMGKAAAFLAVRLGANVAICGRNVEKLERTRDVIAKETGVEIFTQSMTIRDPEEVEALIAAVHDRFGGIDTIVNNAGGQFPQDAIDFTRKGWLAVIDTNLNGTWWMMQEAAKRWRADGKPGNIINIVANVERGMPQAAHTCAARAGVIYLSKTLATEWAPFNIRINCIGPGVIETEGFAMYPEEALKRFHQANPMKMRGNAWDVAEAIAYFASPAARFINGDLMILDGGQAQWGVVWPGGMPDYFDESGAA, encoded by the coding sequence ATGACTACACCCAAGATCTTCCGGCCGGACCTTAATGATCCGACTCGGCCGAAACGCGGCCTGACGGAGGAAGATCTTGCCACGAAAGAGACGGTGTACCGTCCGGACCTGCTTGCAGGGCAGACGCTGCTCATCACGGGCGGCGGCAGCGGCATGGGCAAGGCTGCAGCGTTCCTTGCCGTACGTTTGGGCGCAAATGTCGCGATCTGCGGCCGCAATGTCGAGAAGCTGGAGCGTACCCGCGATGTCATCGCGAAGGAAACAGGCGTCGAGATATTCACGCAGTCCATGACCATCCGCGACCCGGAAGAGGTCGAGGCGCTGATCGCCGCCGTGCATGACCGTTTCGGCGGCATCGACACCATCGTCAACAATGCAGGCGGCCAGTTTCCGCAGGACGCTATTGATTTCACGCGCAAGGGCTGGCTGGCAGTCATCGACACCAACCTCAACGGCACATGGTGGATGATGCAGGAGGCCGCGAAGCGCTGGCGGGCCGACGGCAAGCCAGGCAACATCATCAATATCGTCGCCAATGTCGAACGTGGAATGCCGCAGGCTGCCCACACCTGCGCTGCGCGGGCGGGCGTCATCTATCTGTCGAAGACGCTTGCGACCGAATGGGCTCCGTTCAACATCCGCATAAACTGCATAGGCCCAGGCGTCATAGAAACCGAAGGCTTTGCAATGTACCCGGAGGAGGCGCTCAAACGCTTCCATCAAGCCAACCCGATGAAGATGCGCGGCAACGCCTGGGACGTTGCCGAAGCGATCGCCTATTTCGCGTCTCCAGCAGCCCGTTTCATCAATGGCGACCTGATGATCCTGGACGGCGGGCAGGCACAGTGGGGCGTGGTTTGGCCCGGCGGAATGCCGGACTATTTCGACGAGAGCGGCGCGGCGTGA
- a CDS encoding VOC family protein, whose translation MILGMHHVAISTPDLDRFVDHYQRWYGFEKVADGGWQSDNERIGKMVQLPGSAARYAMIRLNGLYVEVFQYLEPRGERFERRMCDPGLIHICLYVDDVWAEYERLSALGMEFHCEPGGGETMLATYGRDCDGNVVELLEVTAQDHPFPYLGARQPA comes from the coding sequence ATGATTTTGGGTATGCACCATGTGGCAATATCGACGCCCGACCTAGACAGGTTCGTCGATCATTATCAGCGCTGGTATGGCTTTGAGAAAGTTGCCGATGGCGGGTGGCAGAGCGATAACGAGCGCATAGGGAAGATGGTGCAGTTGCCCGGGTCTGCGGCGCGCTATGCCATGATCCGGCTGAACGGCCTTTATGTAGAGGTGTTCCAATATCTCGAACCCAGGGGCGAGCGTTTCGAACGCCGGATGTGCGATCCCGGCCTCATTCATATTTGCCTGTACGTCGATGATGTATGGGCGGAATATGAGCGATTGTCGGCACTCGGCATGGAGTTCCATTGTGAGCCGGGTGGCGGGGAGACGATGCTGGCAACCTATGGGCGCGACTGCGACGGTAATGTGGTCGAATTGCTGGAGGTGACCGCGCAGGATCACCCCTTCCCTTATTTGGGTGCGCGACAGCCTGCTTGA